A DNA window from Paenibacillus andongensis contains the following coding sequences:
- a CDS encoding glycerophosphodiester phosphodiesterase, which yields MGFRFPLITAHCGSMNTIDHTLDSVQTGLRLGADVVEEDVRVTKDGIPVLAHDDEWVTVDGLKISVSQMTFEELKELQFVVTHGEQRETIRICRLEDMLPLIQASGKVVNLDLKVDESIEPVAALVKQYGMLEQAFLSGCGMDRAMLAERLHPEMRKLLNTDHDLFKTLPYRDAMVQTCEDALAANCFGINIHYSVVSQELMDYTASLGLPVYVWTVNEEDLMMQVADLGVASITTRNVTALVQLKQKMRGER from the coding sequence ATGGGTTTTCGATTTCCACTCATAACTGCTCACTGCGGCAGCATGAACACGATTGATCATACGCTCGATTCTGTGCAAACGGGGCTTAGGCTCGGTGCAGACGTAGTTGAGGAAGACGTAAGAGTGACGAAGGACGGCATCCCGGTTTTGGCTCATGATGATGAATGGGTTACCGTTGATGGTTTGAAAATTTCCGTTTCGCAAATGACCTTTGAAGAATTAAAAGAGCTTCAGTTCGTGGTCACTCATGGTGAACAACGTGAAACGATTCGAATTTGCAGACTGGAAGACATGCTGCCGCTTATCCAAGCTTCGGGTAAAGTCGTGAATTTGGATTTGAAAGTGGATGAAAGTATCGAACCTGTCGCTGCCTTGGTAAAGCAATATGGGATGTTAGAGCAAGCTTTTCTATCCGGCTGTGGAATGGATCGTGCGATGCTAGCAGAGCGATTACACCCAGAAATGCGCAAACTGCTGAATACCGACCACGACCTTTTTAAAACACTTCCCTATCGAGATGCTATGGTACAAACCTGCGAGGATGCACTTGCAGCCAACTGTTTCGGCATCAACATCCATTACAGCGTCGTGAGCCAAGAGTTAATGGACTATACCGCATCTCTAGGGCTGCCGGTTTATGTATGGACTGTGAATGAAGAAGATTTAATGATGCAGGTTGCCGATCTTGGCGTAGCCTCCATAACCACGCGAAATGTTACAGCTTTGGTGCAATTGAAGCAAAAGATGCGGGGTGAGCGTTAG